DNA from Mesorhizobium sp. B2-1-1:
TCACCCAGATGATCGGGAAGGAATTGAAGACATAGATGGTGTTGAGCACGATGGCGATGTTGATGAACGGCTTCAGGAGCGGAAAGGTGATTTCGCGGAACTGCTGTGCCGGCGTCGCTCCTTCGAGCGCGGCGGCCTCGTAGAGATCGTCCGGAATCGAAGACAGGCCGCCGAGGAAGATCGTCGTGGTGAACGGCACCGTCACCAATATGCCGATCAGCACCTGCATCGGGAACGCCGTCTCGGCGCTGGCCAGCCATTGGACATTGTGATCGATCAGGCCGAGGCCGAGCAGCGCCGAATTCAGCATGCCGCTTTCGCCGCTCAGCGCCCAGCGCCAGACCACCGCCGTCATGGTCAGCGACACCGCCCAGGGCAGCATGATGATGACGCGGGCAAGGCCGCGGCCGTAAAAATCGGTGTTGAGGATGATCGCGACCGGGATCGACAGAAGCAGCGCGCCGCCAACCACCAGCACGGTCCATATCCCCGTGCGCCACAGTGCCGCGACGAAATCGGGATCGGTGGTGAGGGCGGCGAAATTGGCAAGGCCGCTGAATTCGCGCAGCTGGCCGAAGCGGTTGACGTCATGCGTGGCGATCTGGATCAGGTCCCAGACCGGCCAGAAGATCACGATTGCCGCCAGGAACAGGCTGGGCAAGGTCAGCAGATAGGGCAAGAAGCGATTTTGCATCGGCTGGCCTGCAACCTCGGCGCACGGGATCGGAAGGTTCTGCTTATGCGGATTTCGGATCGGGAGACCAAAGATGTGGCGCGCCCCGCCTGAGTGGGGCGCGCCACGGGCGCAGGGAGATACGCCCTATTTCTTCAGCACGGCGTTGGCCTTCGCCGCCGCATCCTTCAAACCCGCCTCCGGGTCGCCGCCGAGGTATATCTTCTGGATCGCATCCGACGTGATCTGGGCGATCTCCTCCCAGCCCGGAATGACCGGCGCGAAGCGCGCATCGGGCAGAAGCGCGGTGAAGGCGGCGAGGTCGGCATTGTTGACGTAATAGTCCATCTTGGCCTCTTCCTTGTTCACCGGCAGGAAGCCTTCGCCTTGCGTGAACTTGGCGCGCTGTTCCGTGGTGAACAGGAAGTCGAGCAGTTTCCAGGCCTCGTCCTTGTTCTTGGAGTTCTTGAACATGATGATGGAATCGGTGACGCCATAGGTGCCGCGCGCGCCGGTCGGGCCGGCGGGTATAGCCGCCACGCCGTATTTCAGGCTCGGCGCCTCTTCCTTGATCTGGTTGGACAGGAAGGGTGCGGTGATCATCATGCCGACCTTGCCCTGCTTGAACAGGTTCTGAACGTCCTCACGGTTGTTGGAGGTGACGCCGGGCTCCGTCAGGCCCTCGTCGATCATCGACTTGTAGAGCTTGGCGGCTTCGAGCGCGCCAGGCGTGCTCAAGCCCGATGTGCCGTCCTTGTTGAGGATCTCGGTGCCGTATGACCACATCGCATAGTAATAGTAGACGTCGGTCTCGATCTCCTTGCCCTGCAGGCCGAAGCCGAATGTGCCGGACCCCAGCGCCTTGATCTTGCGGGCGTCCTCCTGCAGCTCGGTCCAATTGGCCGGAGGCTTGGCGATGCCTGCTTTCTCGAACAGCTCCTTGTTGTAATACATGGCGCGCGCCGAAGCGGCGATCGGCAGGCCGTAGGTCTTGCCGTCCATGATCGAAGGCGACAGGAACGTGTCGATGAAACGGCCCTTGAAGTCTGGCGTGATGTAGCTGTCGAGCGGCTCGGCGACGTCCTGCTGCACGAAGTCGATCAGCCAGCGCGTGCCGATGATCGAGAGATCCGCATTGGTGCCGGCGGTGATGTCGGTGGTCAGCTTCTGCAAGAGCACATCCCACGGCACCACTTCGAACTTGACCGTGATGCCGGGGTTCTTTGCCTCGAACTCCTTCTTGACCTCCTCGAAGTAGGGGCCGGTCTTGGCGCTGTATTCGGCGACGGTGACGCGCACCTCGCCGGCTTGCGCCTGTGCCGCGAAGGCCAGCATGCTCATTCCGGCCATCAAGCCGACAGTCCATTTCGCAATGCTCATCCGATCTCTCCCATTTTGTTCCGCGCTTTTGCGCTCCTCACGCCGATGTTGGCGCAGGATTATGTGACTTTCCTACATTATCGAGGATCTGGCCGCACGCAAGCAGATTATCGTGTTGCTTAATTACATTCCATTCACTAGCCTGCCGACATCTGCCTAGAGCAGTTCACCGTTTCAAGGAAACGGAGAACCACTCTAACTCTTTGTTTTGACGCAATTCCGGACGGAAAACCGTATACACTTTCCTGGAATTGCTCGAACTGCCGGAGGAGCAAGCGCCGTGGTTTCGAAAGCCGAGTTCGAAGGCCGCACTGTCGTTGTCACGGGCGCCGGCGGTGGCCTCGGCTCGGCGATCGTCGCGTTGCTGGCCGGAAGAGGCGCGCGGGTGATCGGCTGCGATCAATCGGAGGAGGCGCTGGCAAGCCCGCACCTCGCCTCGCGTCATGTCTTCAACCTTCTCGACCGGGTTTCAGTCGAGGCAGCCATCGCGGCCGTGCTCGACAAGGACGGCGTGCCCGACATCCTGATCAACAATGCCGGCTGGACGCGCGCGGAGACGCTCGGCGCATTGACGACCGACAGGATAGGGCAGGAAGTCGATCTCAACCTGACCGGCGTGATGACTTTTGCCGACCCGCTGGTCAAGGCGATGGCGGCGCGCGGTTCGGGCAGCGTCGTCTTCATTTCTTCCGTCAACGCCATCGCCCATTTCGGCAACCCCGCCTATGCCGCCGCCAAAGCCGGTATCAACGCCTATGCCAAGGCGATCGCCGTCGAGCTCGGCCGCAGCGGCGTTCGCGCCAATGTCGTCTGTCCGGGATCGATCCGTACCGCCGCCTGGGACCATCGCCTGGCCAAGAACCCGGATATTCTCGGCAAGCTCCAGCGGCTCTATCCGCTCGGCCGCATCGTCAATGCCTCGGAGGTGGCGGAAGCCGTGGCGTTTCTTGCCTCCGACCGGGCGTCCGGCGTAACGGGCGTGGTGATGCCGGTGGATGCCGGCCTGACCGCCGGCTGCCTGCCGTTCATCGACGACATATTGGGAGCGTGACCATGACCGACGTCCAGTTCCGCGACCTTTCGAAATCCTTCGGCCAGCACAGCATCCTCGAGAACATCGACCTCGACATCGAGAGCGGCGAATTCGTCGTGCTGGTCGGCCCGTCCGGGTGCGGCAAGTCGACCTTGCTGCGCATGCTGGCTGGACTGGAAACGATAAGCTCGGGCGATCTCGTCATTGGCGGCGTGCGCGCCAACGACCTGCCGCCGCAGCAGCGCAACATCGCCATGGTCTTCCAGTCGTATGCGCTGTTTCCGCATCTCAAGGCCTCCGACAATATCGGCTTCGGACCGAAAATCCGCGGCGAGAGCCGCGCCGCGGTCGAGGACAAGGTCAAGAAGGCATCCGGCGTCCTCAACCTGTTCTCCTATCTCGACCGTTACCCCCGGCAATTGTCGGGCGGTCAGCGCCAGCGCGTCGCCATGGGCCGCGCCATCGTGCGCGAACCCTCGGTCTTCCTGTTCGACGAACCGCTATCCAACCTCGACGCGCAATTGCGGGTGCAGATGCGCACCGAGATCAAGGCGCTGCACCAGAGACTGAGATCGACGGTCGTCTATGTCACCCACGATCAGATCGAGGCCATGACAATGGCCGACCGCATCGTGGTGATGGATCGCGGCCGGATCCAGCAGGTCGGGCCGCCACTGGAGCTCTATGACCGGCCGGCCAACAAGTTCGTTGCCGGCTTTCTCGGCTCGCCCTCGATGAGTTTCGTTTCCGGGTCCCTCAAGACGACGGCCACGAACAGCTGGTTCGAATCGACCGGCGGCGGAAGGCTTGCGCTTGGCGGCAAAGAGGTGCCGACAGGCGGTGCGGTGGAGGCCGGCATCCGGCCCGAACATTTTGTCATCGGCGAAGCTGCCGACGCGATGACCATCAAGGTGGACGTCGTCGAGCCGACGGGCTCCGAAACCCATGTCTACGGCGCCATCGGCAGCGATACGGTGCGCGTCGTCTTCCGCGACCGGATGCAGGTGAAGCCGGGCGACCGCCTGCCGGTCTCGGTCGAGCCGCGCAACATCCATCTTTTCGAGAAGGCGACGGGCCTGCCTCTATGAAAGCACAAGCGTGAAGACAACGGCATGAAGACACCGGCCGACATCATCACCCGGTTGCAACTGATGTCGCAGGACGGCACCAAGTCGGATCGTCGGCTGGCGGGCCTGGTCCTGTCCGATCTCGATTTCGCCTCCAAGGCGGCGATCTCGGAGATCGCCGCGCGCGTCGGCGTCAGCGAGCCGACGGTGACCCGCTTCTGCCGCAATCTCGGCTGCGAAGGCCTGCGCGACTTCAAGTTCTACCTGGCGCAGGCGATCGCCATTGGCGGACAGTATCTGTCGCCTGAGCCGCTGAGCCGCGACGCCCGTGAGCAGCGCATCGCATCGGCCATCACCGAGGCGGCGATATCGGCCATCCAGCGCGCCAGCGAAAACCTCGACATGACGACGCTGGTCGATGTCGCCGCGCGCATTGCCACGTCAGGCAACGTGCTGTGTGTCGGCTCCGGCGGCATTTCCTCGATGATGGCGACCGAGATGCAGAACCGGCTGTTCAGGCTGGGCCTGCCGGTGCTGGCGCAGATCGACGGGCAATTGCAGCGCATGTACGCCGCCGTGGCCACGCCCGACACCACGCTGGTCGCCTTCTCGGTTTCCGGCTATGCACGGTCGGTCATCGAGGCGGTGCAGGTCGCGCAGCAATATGGCGCCACAACGGTCGCCGTCACCGCGCCGGACTCGGCATTGGCCAGGGCCGCCGACACCGTCATCCATTTGCAGCCGCTCGAGGACGGCAACATCTACAAGCCGACATCGTCGCGCTATGCGCTGCTGGCGATCGTCGACATGATCGTCACGTCGGTGGCCGAGACGCGCGGCCCGAAGGTGCTGGAGAATTTGCGCCGCATCAAGCAGAGCGTGAACACGCTGAAGGTCGACGATCCGCGTTTGCCGCTGGGCGATTGAACTTCAGGCCGAAGCACTGAGCGCCTCGATGCGCTGCATCAGCACCTGGGGTTCGCCCGTCACGCGCAGCGTCTTGAGCCGTGCCGTGCCGCCGACGACAACCGAAACGGCCGAGGCCGGCACTCCAAGCGTCTTGGCGGCCAGCTTCTCCAGCGCTCGATTGGCGGCGCCGTTTTCGGGCACGGCGCGGACCCGTGCCTTCAAATGGCTTCGCCCATCAGCCGATGTCTCTATGCTTTCGAACCTGTCCATGGAAGACTTCGGTGTCAGCCGGACGAACAATTCGATGCCGTTCTCGCGGATGCGGAACGGGGCACTCATGCGAGCATCGGGTTCACAGCACCAGCGGTGCCACGGTGGTGAGCAGGAACTGCCTGAGGAAGAACAGGATCAGCAGCAGGATGATCGGCGAGATGTCGATACCGCCAAGGTCCGGCATGAAACGTCGGATCGGCCTGAGCGCCGGTTCGGTCAGCCGGTAGAGCATATTGCCGATGCTGCCGACAAACTGGTTGCGCGAGTTGACGACGTTGAAGGCATAGAGCCAGGAAAAGATCGCCGAGATGATGATGACCCACCAATAGAGGTCGAGCGCCATGACGATTGTTTGAATGAGGGCGAGCATGCCGGTCTCCAATTGTTGCCGACATGTAGCCATTGCGCGCGAAACCGGCAAGGGCAGGCTTCGGCCGCCAGGATTTCGGCAAAACGTCGCCTTGACAGAAAACTGCCGTGCCCGATAAATGCGCCATCCGCTGGACGGGGCTGTAGCTCAGCTGGGAGAGCGCGTCGTTCGCAATGACGAGGTCAGGGGTTCGATCCCCCTCAGCTCCACCAGCGGAATTTAGAGGGCATATCCTCCAGTAAATTCAACTAGATAGCCAAAACGGCATCTTTCGTTTGGCCCACGCATTTGGCCCACGTTTAGGCTGAGGCCGACTGCTCCGCGCTCCTCATATCCTCGGCATACCATTGCAGGGCTACCCAAGGGTCGTCCTCCAATCTCATCGCCTCAGCGTGGGCCTCGCTCTCCCCTAGGATGTCCCGAACACGCTCAAGGTGTCCTTCACGCCACGATGCCACGTCCGCCTGAAGAGTGCTGTATTCGATTTCCATGTGGGTCTTGCTCCTACCGGTCACCCGCCCCGTGATTGGGGCAGATGTCCTCAGATAGGGGTTCGCTCTTGAGGTCGTCAAATCAAATAAATTCAACACGTTAGAGGAGTATCTCCCCTGCCGGAGACGCCTATGCGCCAGAGGCCGTGCGCAATCATGGCCAGAGCGCATTCAGGGCTTCTTAGGTGTCCTACACCAGCGAACCCCCGAACGCCTCCCGACGCCGCTACCGCACAGCCCTATGGGGCTGTAACTGGTGAGTGGACGGGAACGGTCGATACTTCACAGCCCGCAACCCGGTCGCGTCACTTTCCACGACATCAATCCCCGCCCATGCGCCTGCGGTGCGATCCCGCTTCCACATTTGCATGCCGCCTATGGTGACCCTGACAGGCTCGCTAGGGTCAACGCCTCGCTTGACCAGTTCCCGACACAAGACCGGCACAGGGTCCTTGCGCGTCGTGGTCTTCTCGATTTCCTCGCCCCGTAGAGTGGTGGCGGCAGTGAGTGATCCTCGATATTCGATATGTAGCATTTGCTCCTTGCTGTTGTGCGGTTTGGCCCGCTTGGCTCGCTACGCTGCGCTGAGGGGTGTTTGTCTCTGGACGGTAGATCGTACCGGCGCGACCGCGAACACGCTCTGGCGGTCATCCCGCACAGCGTTCTGTGGGTGTCTGGGTGGGTGTTAGGGTGAGTGGTCCTCGGCCACGAATGGCCTGCGGGGTAGAGCCCGAAGGGGGCTTTGAGCTTGGGGCAATGGTTCACCGGGATGGCGACCTGACCCCCTTCGGGTTTTCTTCTGGTGCGGAATGCTGCCTACAGGCCGAGCCCCTTCCGCATCTTAGCCACCTCGACGCAGTGCTGGTGGAAGATCGAGAAATCACCCCTCAACGCCGCCTTACGGAACGTCGGGAGGTCCTGCTCGTCAACGTGATCCATCCATGTGGCATGGTCGATCCCGTACTGGCTAAACACATCTCGATTGAGAGTTGCAATGAAGCCAGCCTCGACAACCATAGCCTGCGCCTCAGTGATCCCGAACTCCTCGCCGACAGGGATTTCTCCAAGGTCGACGAAAGCATCTGCAAGGAACTTCTGCTGCTCCTCGGTGTGGGTCTCCCGAAGGCTATCGAGGGTTTCGTTGGTCTTCGATTGAAGCTCCTCCACGCCCATGGCCTTCAGCTCGGCGTCAAGGGCTTCGAGGTCAGCGGCTTCGAGGTCAGCGATGGTGTCTTGGTCGTCTTTGATCTCGTAGTCTTCCGGGTTCAGGTTATCGAGGTCAATGTCGTCATCACCCCAATCCGACACCTCCGAGGGGATTTCTCCCTCCGAAGGCTGTCCAAGGTCGGACTGGGTTACCGAAAACGGTAGCCGTATGGCCTCAGGGCTTCGTCAAGTCCTGCACCGTAATCCTCGGCGCTAATCTCGCCAGCCTCATACATCTCACGGGCCTGCTTAGGTCCAAGCTGGATGCCACCAACCGTCACCGGGATGGTGTCGACAAGAGCCCTAGGCGGCACTGCAAATGCACTGCTGTCACTCTCGGGGGCCGGTGCGTTCAACTGCTCGACCTTGGTCACGCCGTTCGAGATGCTGACACGCTGGCTGAGGGTACCGCGCTGCTGCTGCTGGTACCAAGCATTACCCGCAAGGGAGACTTCCGTTGCCGCTGCAACCTGTGCCCGCAACTTCGCCGCCTTCTCGTCATAAGCAGCCTTGGCCGAAGCGTGTTTAGCCCGCTCGACGAACTCATCCCGCTGCTGCTGGCTCATATTGGCGAATGCCTGCTCGGTGACTGACATCGGCTTATCGCTGTCTTTGCCGCTCATCTGGTCGTCGCTGTATCTATCGTTAGACATGGTTGGTTCCTTCAATGGTGATGGTCCCCACAGCGGGATGCTGCGGGGTTTTGGTAGTTGGGGTGGTGAGTGGTGTTGCAGGGCCTCAGCGGCGCGGCTGGAGGCCATAGCTGTGGATTGGTGGTGAGTGGTCAACCGCCGGGGCCGCTACGGTAGGGCTTAGGCTGGCCTTGCGGGGGCGCATGTACAGCTCGGCCATTCGCCGCATCATGTCGCCAGCTTCAAGCTCGCGATAGCCGTAGACGGCATAGCATCGCCCAGCGACCATTAAGGCGTCTGGGATACCAGAAAGCCGGTCCAGTTCGGATGCCCGACCTTCCTCCATCCTGCCCAACGCTTCGATGATGGCGAGGGCCTGTTCTCGGGTCGGCCAATCTGCAAGCGCTGGGAGAAACTGGCTCACAGGCCTTCCCTGTTGTGCTGGAGCCATGGCGTCTTGGCGTGAGCCTTGGCCGTTCCGAAGCGGAAGAGGTGGTCGAGGTGCTGGCCACCATCCGCCCCACCGGAATACCAGCCAAAGTCGCGGTCAGCATCCCACCTCGGTCCAATCCATGCCAGTGACCTGCGGATTAGGTCGAACTGGTCTCGCTTGGCCTGACCCAGCCGCTTCCACGCGAACTGGTCATAGTGAACGGTGACGCCTTTCTCGCGCCGCTTCTCACGTCGATCTGCCGCTGCCTTAATGGAATGGGTGCGGGCCTGCTTGGTCCGGGTGGAGAGTTTGGTATCAGGGACGTTGCGATAGCCGGGGGCATTGACGAGGTGCTGTTTCCAGTCGGTGCGGTCGCCCTGCGATGCCCGCAGCGCTGTCTTGGCCTGTCGCTTGGCTGTGGCTGCTGTGGCAAGGGCGTCGTCGGGATCGTGGTCCTGATCGTCGGGTGTAAACTCTCGCTCGTGAAGGAATAGAGCCTTATCGAACGGTCGTGCGTCGTCTGTCATGTCATGCGTGTTCCTCTCTGCATTATTTCGGGGTAAATCTCCGCAAAGCCTTATGGGACAAGGCGTTGAGGCCTCCAATGCGCCCCCCGCACCGCGACATTTCGCACTAAGGAGGTTTTCCTAAGCAAATTCAATCGGTTACTTCAGAACTCATCTTCAGGTATCTCGACAGGTGGCAGCGTCGGCCCACCCCCAGCCGCCTTAGCAGCCATCTGGGCAACCCCCATAATGTTCCCCGCTATGGTCGCCCTGAGGTCATCGCTCTTGATGCCTCTAAATGCAGCCATGAATTGATCAAGGTTTGATGCGGCAATCTGAGCCAGTTCAGGGTCCATGTCTTTCCTCCCGAAGTTTGCTGTGGGTTGCGCTATCATCTTCCTAGCAATCATCATCCGATAGATCGAAGGAAAGTCCTGCTTCATCCAGTCAGGAAGCCTACGATCACTGACAATGCCACCAAGTTCATTGGCCATCTGTCGAGCTGACTTGATCCCACGCTTTCCAATACGATGATTGCCAGCCTCTATATACGCCCTGAACTGCTCCCGACGCTCCACCATCGTGTATCTGAGGCCATGCGTTCGGTTCCGCTGAACACCGGCCCATCGCCACCCCTCGCGTGGCAGCCCATAGACCACCTCGGCATTGATCGAGGTCAGCCCTAAAGCTGCCGTAGCGTGGAACCGATGGTGCCCGTCGAGCAGCACAAAGCCCTTGGACAGGTCGGCATCGTCAATCGGGGTGACCGTGACAGCCTGGAATACCGCCCCGGCCTTCATCGCTTCCTGATATTCCTTGACTGTCGCCCAGCGCGTGGCCACCCGAACCTGCACCGCCGGTTCAATGACGATGCCGCTCAGGGCAAGCGTTCGGATGTCAGGCGTGTTCACCGCGTGTGGCTCTCGGTTTGTGGGGCTCGCTGTCTCTGCCCGCAACTTCGCTTCATGGTTCTGATTGTCTCCTTTGATGGCATTGGTGGGTGGTGAGTTTGTCGGGACGTCCTGACAAAGTGCCGACTGTCGCTTCCGCAAAGTATCCCCTCGGGCTGTCCTTGCGGTGCCGTTG
Protein-coding regions in this window:
- a CDS encoding carbohydrate ABC transporter permease, with translation MQNRFLPYLLTLPSLFLAAIVIFWPVWDLIQIATHDVNRFGQLREFSGLANFAALTTDPDFVAALWRTGIWTVLVVGGALLLSIPVAIILNTDFYGRGLARVIIMLPWAVSLTMTAVVWRWALSGESGMLNSALLGLGLIDHNVQWLASAETAFPMQVLIGILVTVPFTTTIFLGGLSSIPDDLYEAAALEGATPAQQFREITFPLLKPFINIAIVLNTIYVFNSFPIIWVMTQGGPANSTDILVTHLYKLAFRIGKLGEASAVSLVMFAILLVFTMIYVRLAMREQRA
- a CDS encoding ABC transporter substrate-binding protein; this encodes MSIAKWTVGLMAGMSMLAFAAQAQAGEVRVTVAEYSAKTGPYFEEVKKEFEAKNPGITVKFEVVPWDVLLQKLTTDITAGTNADLSIIGTRWLIDFVQQDVAEPLDSYITPDFKGRFIDTFLSPSIMDGKTYGLPIAASARAMYYNKELFEKAGIAKPPANWTELQEDARKIKALGSGTFGFGLQGKEIETDVYYYYAMWSYGTEILNKDGTSGLSTPGALEAAKLYKSMIDEGLTEPGVTSNNREDVQNLFKQGKVGMMITAPFLSNQIKEEAPSLKYGVAAIPAGPTGARGTYGVTDSIIMFKNSKNKDEAWKLLDFLFTTEQRAKFTQGEGFLPVNKEEAKMDYYVNNADLAAFTALLPDARFAPVIPGWEEIAQITSDAIQKIYLGGDPEAGLKDAAAKANAVLKK
- a CDS encoding SDR family NAD(P)-dependent oxidoreductase, which encodes MVSKAEFEGRTVVVTGAGGGLGSAIVALLAGRGARVIGCDQSEEALASPHLASRHVFNLLDRVSVEAAIAAVLDKDGVPDILINNAGWTRAETLGALTTDRIGQEVDLNLTGVMTFADPLVKAMAARGSGSVVFISSVNAIAHFGNPAYAAAKAGINAYAKAIAVELGRSGVRANVVCPGSIRTAAWDHRLAKNPDILGKLQRLYPLGRIVNASEVAEAVAFLASDRASGVTGVVMPVDAGLTAGCLPFIDDILGA
- a CDS encoding ABC transporter ATP-binding protein, which translates into the protein MTDVQFRDLSKSFGQHSILENIDLDIESGEFVVLVGPSGCGKSTLLRMLAGLETISSGDLVIGGVRANDLPPQQRNIAMVFQSYALFPHLKASDNIGFGPKIRGESRAAVEDKVKKASGVLNLFSYLDRYPRQLSGGQRQRVAMGRAIVREPSVFLFDEPLSNLDAQLRVQMRTEIKALHQRLRSTVVYVTHDQIEAMTMADRIVVMDRGRIQQVGPPLELYDRPANKFVAGFLGSPSMSFVSGSLKTTATNSWFESTGGGRLALGGKEVPTGGAVEAGIRPEHFVIGEAADAMTIKVDVVEPTGSETHVYGAIGSDTVRVVFRDRMQVKPGDRLPVSVEPRNIHLFEKATGLPL
- a CDS encoding MurR/RpiR family transcriptional regulator — its product is MKTPADIITRLQLMSQDGTKSDRRLAGLVLSDLDFASKAAISEIAARVGVSEPTVTRFCRNLGCEGLRDFKFYLAQAIAIGGQYLSPEPLSRDAREQRIASAITEAAISAIQRASENLDMTTLVDVAARIATSGNVLCVGSGGISSMMATEMQNRLFRLGLPVLAQIDGQLQRMYAAVATPDTTLVAFSVSGYARSVIEAVQVAQQYGATTVAVTAPDSALARAADTVIHLQPLEDGNIYKPTSSRYALLAIVDMIVTSVAETRGPKVLENLRRIKQSVNTLKVDDPRLPLGD
- a CDS encoding DUF167 family protein gives rise to the protein MSAPFRIRENGIELFVRLTPKSSMDRFESIETSADGRSHLKARVRAVPENGAANRALEKLAAKTLGVPASAVSVVVGGTARLKTLRVTGEPQVLMQRIEALSASA
- a CDS encoding YggT family protein; its protein translation is MLALIQTIVMALDLYWWVIIISAIFSWLYAFNVVNSRNQFVGSIGNMLYRLTEPALRPIRRFMPDLGGIDISPIILLLILFFLRQFLLTTVAPLVL